GAATGGCGAGATTGTCGTTCGCGCGGATCATTGCCCGCTCGATAAACAGACCGTCGATCCGGCTCGGGTTATCGATCGCGTCGGTCAGGCCCCGGCCGGGTTCGAGATCCAGCGCCAGCGCGCCGGTTCCGAAATGTACGTCCAGATCGAGCAACGCGGTCGGCAGGTCGTGATCTGTGCTGAAGAGCCAGGCGAGCGAAGTCGACAGAGTCGATGCACCAACGCCGCCACGTGTGCCGACAACGGCCGTCGAAATGTGCCGTTTTGCTGTCGTCGGATCGCTCGTACGGGGGGCGGCGAACACCGCCTGAGCCTGATTGAGGGAATCGCGAAGCTGGCCGGCGGACAGGGGTTTGAGCAGATAATCGTGAATACCGCTGGCAAGCAGGTCGCGGTAAAGCCGCACGTCGTTCACCTGACCGATGGCAATCACGACGGTGCCCGGCTCGCACACTTCGGCCAGGGCATTGATGTCGTTAAGCGGATCGCCGCTTTCGGACAGATCGACCATCAGGATGTTGGGGCTCGCCGCGACAGAAAGCGACTGAACGGCGTTGCGCAGCCCGCCACGGGCGCACTTTTCCGTCTGCCAGCCCATTTCGACGACAACCGGGCGCAACACGTCGAGCGCGGCCTCGTCGCACATGAAAGCGGCGAACGGATCGCGGTTTCCGCTGGGTTTCCAAGGTGCGTTCATGGCTCAGTTTCCTCCGGTGCCCGACGAAGACAGGGCACCTGCGCCGGTCGGTGTCTGCTCGCGGTAGCTGGTGATCGCTTTGCTCGCACTCATGACCACGGTTTCGCCTGTCCCGGATTGTCCGCTGATCAGGTCTTCCGGGTTGGCGACCATTGCGGCCATGTTGCTGTTGACAGCGCAGCCGTAATTGGGGTGCGTGCCGTTGCTGTAGTTCATATCCGACTTGGCGGACCAGTCGGGGCATCCAGGCACTTCCGCAACCGATCGTGTCACCACGACCCGCACTGTGCCGGGCTGAACGAAACCGACTGTAACCGGCGCACCTTCGCTCAGCAGGATACCGTGACGACCCGCCAGTTTCGCGATGGCTTCGCGCGTTGCGTCGCTGACGGCGACATCGTCGATGGCGACCCGATCGCCGTAACGCAGATCCACCGTCTTGAACCAGTCGGACAGGCGCTGCTGTTCGGAGATCGGAAGACCGCCCGCGCTTGCCTGAACGTCGAGCGTGTAATTGGTGCGCTCCACCACGGGCTGCTTGGTCGAATAGAGGCTGGCGTTCTGCGGCATGCCGCCGCAGGCTGCCAGAGACAGGCCAAGCGAGATGGCGAGCGCGCCGGCGAATTTGCGATTGATTGCCTTGGGCATGGTGTTCACCTTTCTCACTTCAGGCTAAAGCCGGGAGCTGCATTTCCACGGTCGCGCCGCTGGGACCCCGCCGAACCCGGAAGCACTGCCTGCGGATCGATACGCGACACCTCCGGTTGAGGCGCATCGCGATCGACAGTCGTGGGGGCAGGCCTGCGTTCTCCGCTCACCCCGGCGTTTTCCTGGAACCCGAACAGGCCGGCGGCCTCATTGGGGGCGTGGAAGCCGTCGGTCGGCAAGCGGATGTCCTTGGCGTCGACCGGAGTCACCAGGTATGGTGTCACGACGATGACCAGCTCGGTCTCGCCCTTGCGGAACTGACGCGAGCGGAACAGGTTGCCGAGGATCGGCACGTCGCCAATGCCAGGTGCCTTGTCGATCGTGCTCTGGGCATTGTTGCTCATCAGACCGGCAATCATGAAGCTCTGGCCCGATCCCAGTTCGACCGTCGTTTCCGCGCGGCGGATCGTCAGCGCCGGGATCTGGAAGCCTTCCAGCGTCACCGCGCCCTGGCTCGACAGCTCGGACACCTCTGGCCGCACGCGGATGGAAATCCGGCCATTGGCCAGAACCGTCGGCGTGTAGGCCAGGCTCACGCCGAACTTGCGGTACTCCACCGACGTGGTGCCAAGGCCCTGGCTGATCGGAATGGGAAATTCCCCGCCGGCAAGAAAATCGGCCGTCTCGCCCGACAGTGCGGTAAGGTTCGGTTGCGACAGGGTGGTCAGCAGACCGTTGCGTTCCGCAAGGTCGAGAGCGCCGGCCAGATCGAGGCCGAGAAACTTGCCGAACCCCGAAAGCGTCGTCCCGCCTTCGATCCCCGTCACCACGGTCGTGCCTTCGGTCGCCTCGGTCACGCCGGAGAAAACGCCGCCGCCGGGGGCGTACTGCGGGAACGGCGAACGACCGGTAGCGACGCCAAACTTGAACCCGCTCGACCCGTCGAACGATGCCAGATTGGCACCAATGGCCCGCACCAGCGATCGACTGACTTCGGCGAACCGGACTTGCAGGTTGACCTGAAGCGGCGTCGCCATCTTCAGCCGGCTGATGACGTTCATTTCGTCGCCGACGAATGCCTGAACCAGGCGTTCCGCTTCGGCCGCATCTTCAGGGGCTGCTACAGTGCCGGTAAGCAGCACGGTATTGGCACCCATCGTCGCGACGGAGATCTGCGCTTCGGGCATTGCCAGGGTCAGCATCTGCGGGATGCTGTCGATGTTCGAACCCACCCGGACATTTGCCGACCAGATGATGTCGCCCGCTGCGTTGCTGGCGTAGATCGTCGTCTCGCCGCCTGCCTTGCCGAAGACATAGAGCTGACGCTGCGATTTGACCTGCACGTCAGCCACCGATTCATTGGCCACGAAAATGTCGGCCATCGATCCGGGGACATTGATCAATTCGCCCCGACCGATCGACAGAACGATGTTCTGGGTCGGCCTGGCGACTGTCTGGGCGCTGGCAGCGGGGGCGTGCAATGCACCAAGCGGTGCCAGCGTTACCCCTGCGCACAGTGCGGCTGCGAGAAGGCGGCGTTCCATAGGTTTGCCTTTCGATTGCCCGCCGCGCTCGCGGCAGGGGGAATGTGTGCGATTCAGGCGCATGTTCATTTCTTCCCGACCGGAACTTCGACGGTGTCCTTGCCGCGCGTCACCCGAACGACGGGGCCGCTGGGGGCAGGGGCATTGGTGGAATAGCTGTCGCTGGAACCGCGAGGCGCAGGCGCTGTGCTGGGCGCGCTGGACCGGGTTGCCGGCATGCTCGAGCGCTGGAAGCGCGACACATCGCCGCCGGTCACGAAGCTGGCGCCCTGGTCGATCGGCCGCGCCATTGCTTCGCGCAGCAGCTTCTCTTCCTGTTCGGGGGTGGCGTCGTCCGGCACCTTGATGTCGCCGGCTGCGATCGCACGTTCGAGTTCGGACTGGCTGTCGGCGATGGCGCGCAGCGACAGGCTCAGCGTTCCGATGGTCTGTGCAACGGCGACTTTCTCGGCAATCTTCGGCGTCACTTCCAGCGTGACCGTGCGGAAGGCGCGCACCACCGTCTTGCCGTCGACCGTATCCTGGGTCGTCGACTGATCGGTTGCGAGAACCCGCAGGTTGCGCAGGATGGTTTCGGAGGCTTTCAGCGACTGGCCGTCTTCGCCCTTCACCGCCTGGGTCAGCACGAGGTCCACCCGGTCGCCCGGGAAGACAAAGCCGGCAACGCCGGTCTTGGCCGAAACCGGCACCGTCACGGCCCGCATCCCCGGACCCAGCGCGGCGGCGAGGAAGCCGCTGTCGCCGGGGCTGACGAGCGAGCCTTGCGTTACCGGCTCACCCGCAGTGATGGGATGGCGCACGACAGTCCCGAGCAATTCGGACATGTCCGATTCGCCATCGAGAAAGTAGGCGTCCTGCACCAGCTCTTCGGGCCACATCTGGAAGCCGAGCGCATCGGCGGTAATGATCGTGCCCGTCGGCAACGCACGCTGCGCGACGAGCACTTTGGGTCCTTGCGGAACCGGCGCCGCCGCCTCGGCACGCGGCGCGGAG
The nucleotide sequence above comes from Pelagerythrobacter marensis. Encoded proteins:
- a CDS encoding type II and III secretion system protein family protein; translated protein: MERRLLAAALCAGVTLAPLGALHAPAASAQTVARPTQNIVLSIGRGELINVPGSMADIFVANESVADVQVKSQRQLYVFGKAGGETTIYASNAAGDIIWSANVRVGSNIDSIPQMLTLAMPEAQISVATMGANTVLLTGTVAAPEDAAEAERLVQAFVGDEMNVISRLKMATPLQVNLQVRFAEVSRSLVRAIGANLASFDGSSGFKFGVATGRSPFPQYAPGGGVFSGVTEATEGTTVVTGIEGGTTLSGFGKFLGLDLAGALDLAERNGLLTTLSQPNLTALSGETADFLAGGEFPIPISQGLGTTSVEYRKFGVSLAYTPTVLANGRISIRVRPEVSELSSQGAVTLEGFQIPALTIRRAETTVELGSGQSFMIAGLMSNNAQSTIDKAPGIGDVPILGNLFRSRQFRKGETELVIVVTPYLVTPVDAKDIRLPTDGFHAPNEAAGLFGFQENAGVSGERRPAPTTVDRDAPQPEVSRIDPQAVLPGSAGSQRRDRGNAAPGFSLK
- the cpaB gene encoding Flp pilus assembly protein CpaB, whose protein sequence is MDRKKLVLLLGALVIAIATALAARSMFAGASAPRAEAAAPVPQGPKVLVAQRALPTGTIITADALGFQMWPEELVQDAYFLDGESDMSELLGTVVRHPITAGEPVTQGSLVSPGDSGFLAAALGPGMRAVTVPVSAKTGVAGFVFPGDRVDLVLTQAVKGEDGQSLKASETILRNLRVLATDQSTTQDTVDGKTVVRAFRTVTLEVTPKIAEKVAVAQTIGTLSLSLRAIADSQSELERAIAAGDIKVPDDATPEQEEKLLREAMARPIDQGASFVTGGDVSRFQRSSMPATRSSAPSTAPAPRGSSDSYSTNAPAPSGPVVRVTRGKDTVEVPVGKK
- a CDS encoding CpaD family pilus assembly protein, which encodes MRKVNTMPKAINRKFAGALAISLGLSLAACGGMPQNASLYSTKQPVVERTNYTLDVQASAGGLPISEQQRLSDWFKTVDLRYGDRVAIDDVAVSDATREAIAKLAGRHGILLSEGAPVTVGFVQPGTVRVVVTRSVAEVPGCPDWSAKSDMNYSNGTHPNYGCAVNSNMAAMVANPEDLISGQSGTGETVVMSASKAITSYREQTPTGAGALSSSGTGGN
- a CDS encoding pilus assembly protein CpaE is translated as MNAPWKPSGNRDPFAAFMCDEAALDVLRPVVVEMGWQTEKCARGGLRNAVQSLSVAASPNILMVDLSESGDPLNDINALAEVCEPGTVVIAIGQVNDVRLYRDLLASGIHDYLLKPLSAGQLRDSLNQAQAVFAAPRTSDPTTAKRHISTAVVGTRGGVGASTLSTSLAWLFSTDHDLPTALLDLDVHFGTGALALDLEPGRGLTDAIDNPSRIDGLFIERAMIRANDNLAILSAEAPINAPLMTDGSAFVQLEEEFRQAFEMTVIDLPRNMLINFPHLLAEVNVVVLATEMTLASARDTIRILSWLKTNAAHVQTVVVANKVQPGATEISKADFEASIERALDFTVPFDLKSAANAAKLGQTFVEANRSSKASAALRQVADRVIGASDEAEMDDEPAKKSLLGSLALKSLLAKKGKKVAAPAD